The following nucleotide sequence is from bacterium.
GAAAATTCTTTCTGCAGCGGCTAACACTTGTTGGCGAGTTATGTTCAGCGAACCAACGCTTCCGGCAGCGAGTGCTACCGTGTTCAGGATATAAATGAATTTAAATAAGTCGCCGACGCCCATTCCGCTTGCAAGCACAAGCCGACCACCATACCAGAAAGAAAACATAATGGCGAGAGCGCCAATTAGCTCAGTCGTAGGCTTGAGCTGAGCGGCACGTTTAATTCCACGCATTATCTGCTTGAGGGTCTCGCGACTTTCGCTGTTGAAACGCTCAACCTCATAGTCCTCTCGCGCGAATGATTTTACAACGCGAACTCCATTAACGCATTCTTCAACAACACTTGTCAGGTCAGCTAACTTGCCCTGCACACGTGATTGAATGACCCTAACACGCCTTCCAATACGTTGAATGAAATTTGCAACCAATGGCAAACAGACAAGAACGACGAGCGAAAGCTTCCAGCTAGTTATGAAAAGAATAACCAAACCACCAACAACCTGCACAGGCGCAATGACGAAATCACGCACGAGCATCGCGCCATTCTGAACGACAGAAACATCGTTACTTACTAAGGACTGGAACCATCCCGTCCGATGTTTCTCATAAAAAGAGAGGGAGAACTTCTGTATACGGGCAAAGATCGCCTCGCGTAGGTCGGCCGCTACGCTGTTGGCCACCAATCCCAGAGAGTAAGTTTGCCCAAAAGCAGCAAAATAGTTGATGATAAAGACACCAACAACAACAACAGCAATAAAGTTGAGATGCGCAATGTTTTTCGGCAAATCCGCTGCAGAACTTCTCTGAAGCGAATCTAATGCTTCCTTTATCAAGAAACCAACGCCTAGCTTAACACCCGCCACAACAGAGGCACACAGTATGCCCGTTATAAGGGGGCCCCGTTGCTTAAGGATATAATGAATTACTCGTTTTTCATCCGTTGTCATTCAAACCTGCTAACTTGCATAGACTAAAATATAAACCACCGTGCCGCGATTAAGGTGGTGGCTAAGATCATCCAAAAGGCCGATGATTGTTCGCGATTAATTGTAACTTGTTCCCATGAAAACTTAGCTTGAGTTTTAAACGATTTCTTAAATCGATATGGCAATAAGCGTGGTATACCTTGCATATACTTTTCATAGGTGTCAGGAAATAGCTTACTCATGAACCGCTCTTCCCAGTACATGCTGACCCCAAAGATTAGCAACGTAAATACCGTCACAGTAATACTCGTTATTAAGTGCGACGATACGAAGCACCACCCAAACATCACGAATATTGTACCTGTGTATAAGGGATGCCTTACCAAAGCATAGGGTCCGCTGCAAGCCACTGAATGGCTCTTATCCACAAAACCGGATGCCCAAATTCTAATTGCCAAACCTATTCCGACTAAAACCCCGCCGATTACTATTCCAGGGATAGTCGGTTGGGCGACAAGTATTAAGATAATTGGAACAAGAAGAAATAGGCGGGGGCGCCGGCGCACAATCCATCGGGTAAAAGCATTGCCGATCAGGATTTCAGCAGTTGAACTGCTATCTCCGCTGTTCTTTCCGTTGCTCCCTTCGACCCCAATCGCGCCCTCACGTTTTCGAACCCTTGTATCTGTTTGCATCTGCAGGACGATTCTCCTAATAGCGGAATAAGCTCATCCGCAATACGTTTCGGTGTTGCCGCTTCTTGAATTAATTCAGGCGCTAAAGGCGCCTCTGCGAGAATATTAGGCAGACTGATATAATCGAACTTCGGCTTGCGTATTCGATATTCAATATTCATCAGGAACGATCCTCGGTAGATGACCACCATCGGGGTTCCTTGGATAGCCGCTTCGAGTGTCGCGGTGCCTGATGACATAACCAGCGCCCTGCTATAAGCCATTATTTCGTAATTTTGGCCGCTTATAAATCGATATGGAAGCTGCGTATGCCGCTTCCATATCTGCTCTGCTACTTCGGATGAGATAGTGGGCGCGAGCGCAGCAAGATATAACGCTGAAAGACCCCTTTGTTCCAATAACTCCGCGACCCGAGCAAGTACCGGTAAGTGGTGGTTCAATTCATGCAACCGACTACCGGGGAAAAACCCCACTAAAGTCGCGTCTTCCGCAATCTCATGCCTGCTAAAAAATTCTTTTTTTTCAATAGTCGGACAAGCAAAATCGAGAAGAGGATGTCCTACCCACTCGACTTCCCCCCCCATTTGTTTAAGCATCTCAAATGACCAATCGAATGGGGTGGCAATACGATCAGCAATTTTGGGCAAATCACTCCCTTGCTTAGTCTTTCGCCAAGCGCCAGGGGGCATATAGTAAAGCGTTTTTATACCCTTCGCTTTAGCCCATTTACATAAAGGAACGTTGAATGCACCAAAATCAATACAAATCAACAAATCCGGTGGGGATGCCAGCCAACGCCGTTCCAAACGTTTCAAAGCTGAATAAATACGCGGAGCAACTTTGAGACTTTCAGTAATTCCCATCGCGCCCCATTGAGAAGCATCCTCAAGCAGGTTCACGCCCGCTTCCCGCATCTGCCTACTTCCAATACCTTCCAATTCAAGGCAGGGTAGCTTCAGTTTCAAGACATAAGCGAGCTTTGCGCCATAAAGATCGCCAGAGGCCTCACCGGCAACGATCCCTATCCTCGGCATATCAAGGCACATCCTGCGCTCGCCCAAATCGGCCATTCCTTAGGCAACGCATGAAATCTAAAAGGTAGACCACCTCAGGAAATAGTTCTATTTCATTTTCAACCATATCAATTGCATTTGATAAATTGCTGTGTGATCGAAAAAGGATTTTCCCTGCCTTGCGTAAAGCCATACGCGTTTCAGGGGATACACCCGCCCGTCTTAAACCAACCGCGTTAATCTCTTTAACCTTCATTGGGTTCCCTTCGACAATCATGAAGGGCGGAACATCAACATTGGCTCGGGTCATCCCGCCTACCATCGCATATTTTCCAACACGTACCTTCTGATGTACTCCTGTCAACCCACCGAAGTTAGCGAAATCTTCAATGCGCACGTGCCCTGCCACTGCTACGCTATTTCCAATCGTTATATTGCTGCCGACGGTACAGTTGTGGCCGATATGCATATAGGTCATCAAGAAGTTGTTATTGCCGACATGTGTAACGGTGCCTTCACCTGAAGCGCGGTGAATAGTAACGCACTCGCGAATAAGATTGTTATCGCCAATACGCAAAAACGAACGTTCGCCATGGTATTTACGATCTTGTGGGGGGCCGCCGAGAACAACGCCAGGGGAAACCTCGTTATTCTCTCCCAATTCCGTCCATTTTTCAATGACGACATGGGATATCAGGCGTGTTTTCGAGCCAAGCTTGGCAAACTCACCAACAGTGCAAAATGGGC
It contains:
- a CDS encoding ABC transporter ATP-binding protein — translated: MTTDEKRVIHYILKQRGPLITGILCASVVAGVKLGVGFLIKEALDSLQRSSAADLPKNIAHLNFIAVVVVGVFIINYFAAFGQTYSLGLVANSVAADLREAIFARIQKFSLSFYEKHRTGWFQSLVSNDVSVVQNGAMLVRDFVIAPVQVVGGLVILFITSWKLSLVVLVCLPLVANFIQRIGRRVRVIQSRVQGKLADLTSVVEECVNGVRVVKSFAREDYEVERFNSESRETLKQIMRGIKRAAQLKPTTELIGALAIMFSFWYGGRLVLASGMGVGDLFKFIYILNTVALAAGSVGSLNITRQQVLAAAERIFAQAIDIEPDIVDAPDAKVMPRVNGEVVFENVSFVYPDGNIAVQDVSFTINPDEVVALVGFSGAGKSTLMDLMMRFYDVSKGRILVGGYDIREVTQKSLREQIGVVPQQTMLFARSIRDNIRYGKEGATDEEVEAASKAAYSHDFIMEKELGYETLLGERGAAVSGGEAQRIAIARAVLKNPPILVLDEATSSLDAVSERSVQLALENTISNRTTIMIAHRLSTAKRADRILVMKEGCLVESGTHDELLRQDGLYARMYRAFEHGVISSQLD
- a CDS encoding isoprenylcysteine carboxylmethyltransferase family protein — translated: MQTDTRVRKREGAIGVEGSNGKNSGDSSSTAEILIGNAFTRWIVRRRPRLFLLVPIILILVAQPTIPGIVIGGVLVGIGLAIRIWASGFVDKSHSVACSGPYALVRHPLYTGTIFVMFGWCFVSSHLITSITVTVFTLLIFGVSMYWEERFMSKLFPDTYEKYMQGIPRLLPYRFKKSFKTQAKFSWEQVTINREQSSAFWMILATTLIAARWFIF
- the lpxB gene encoding lipid-A-disaccharide synthase; translation: MPRIGIVAGEASGDLYGAKLAYVLKLKLPCLELEGIGSRQMREAGVNLLEDASQWGAMGITESLKVAPRIYSALKRLERRWLASPPDLLICIDFGAFNVPLCKWAKAKGIKTLYYMPPGAWRKTKQGSDLPKIADRIATPFDWSFEMLKQMGGEVEWVGHPLLDFACPTIEKKEFFSRHEIAEDATLVGFFPGSRLHELNHHLPVLARVAELLEQRGLSALYLAALAPTISSEVAEQIWKRHTQLPYRFISGQNYEIMAYSRALVMSSGTATLEAAIQGTPMVVIYRGSFLMNIEYRIRKPKFDYISLPNILAEAPLAPELIQEAATPKRIADELIPLLGESSCRCKQIQGFENVRARLGSKGATERTAEIAVQLLKS
- the lpxA gene encoding acyl-ACP--UDP-N-acetylglucosamine O-acyltransferase, translated to MALIHPSSIVHPSAEIADDVEIGPFCTVGEFAKLGSKTRLISHVVIEKWTELGENNEVSPGVVLGGPPQDRKYHGERSFLRIGDNNLIRECVTIHRASGEGTVTHVGNNNFLMTYMHIGHNCTVGSNITIGNSVAVAGHVRIEDFANFGGLTGVHQKVRVGKYAMVGGMTRANVDVPPFMIVEGNPMKVKEINAVGLRRAGVSPETRMALRKAGKILFRSHSNLSNAIDMVENEIELFPEVVYLLDFMRCLRNGRFGRAQDVP